The sequence AAACATCCTCGTCACATCCCACGGAGGGAAGAGGACTATGTACTTAAAACTTCTTGAATCAGTTTTAAGTTTAACGGAGAGAGTTGCACATCTTTATAACGATTGTTCAGCATCATGATGTTACCATATGGTTGGTAATCAATTATAAGTGTTTTTACATATTTTTTACCTATAGATGCTGTTAAACTGTATGTATATTTGTACTAAAGGTGGGGGCATTATGGGGAATATCATGGAAAGTAAAGTATGCCAATTAATTTCTTTAATATCTACGGGTGCGAGGAATTATGTACATGATGCATTTATCAATCAAACGATAACTCTTGTTCACTATGAAGAATCACATGATAATCATGGTGTTTTTTGTGTGGTTGAGAATGTAGATTGTATTATCGCGTATGCAGCCTTTTCTCGATATAGTCATGATGAAACCTTGATAAATCTTATGGCGAAAAGCCTACAAAGACATTTAGACCCCAATGAAACAAGGGAAGTTTGTTTTAACATATACGGGTGTAATGAAGAAATAGTTGTGCTTGCAAAAAAACTTGGTTTTGCGACCGATATGGAAGGCTTTCAGCTACAATACGATTTTAGTAAGGAAAATAAGACGCTAGAGATGGCTCCACTTGTTGAAAAGGGATTTTCCTCAGCTATGCTTGATGATTTCATTCAACTGTTCGACAAAGCCTATTATAATTTGAAAGTTGAAAATGGTTGGAACACAGAAACACCATCAAAAGATGCTTTCTTACAATCCATGCTAAGTTACGAATCAGAAGATCGGGTAAGATCTTTTTGGATTGAGGATACTTTAATTGGGGCCTATATTATAGCAGGTGAGTTCATTCGAGATTTTGTTATACTCCCTGAATATCAGAATCGTGGGTATGGAAGTCTGATGTTGAAAAATTGTATTCATCGAATGGCGAATATAATGGGTATGAAAAAGATTTTTTTGCGTGTGGCAAAAACAAATAGCGGGGCCAAAAGATTTTACGAAAGAAATGATTTTATAGAGCAGTCTAATTTCGCTGAGCATACATTTGTTTCAAGATGACACCTTTCAATCTGTCGAACAAATCGATATCAAAGAAAGGGCCATTCCGCAAAGGATGGCCCTAAAAAACTTGCCGTTACAGACTGCGCGGGCTAACTTATCTTATTTTAAACATTTTATAGACCAAACGGTCAAACATTCTATCGGACAAGATTTTTCGCATGAACAAAGCTAATTTGGCATTGCCCGCCACATATCTTGTTTTCGGTTTTTTGGATTGAATTGCGGTTAAAACCAATCGTGCAATAACATCAGGGGAAAATTTACTACTTGGATTCTCAAATGTTTTTATAAAGGCGGCGGCCATTTTACTATAGGCTGTATTCCCTGAGGTTTTCTCCACATGCTCAAATGCAACCCCTAACCATTCACTTTCCGTTGCTCCCGGCTGGATAATGACCACATCGATACCGAAGGGTTTGACTTCCAGACGAAGGCAATCGGAGAATCCTTCCAGGGCGTGTTTTGCAGCGTGGTACCATGCGCCGAGCGGAGTGTAGATTTTCCCGCCGGCAGATGAAGTATTGATGATTTTCCCTGATTTTTGTTTTCTCATCTGAGGGAGCACCAATTGTGTCAAACGGCTTAATCCAAAAAGGTTAACTTCGAATTGGCGCCGTGCCTCTTCCATCGGCACATCTTCGACTGCTCCGTAGGAACCGTATCCCGCATTATTGAACAAAATGTCGATTCTACCCTGTTCCTGTATGATGCGATTAACGCCATTTTTCATGGATGTTTCATCCGTGACGTCCATTTCCATAATATGTGCGCCTTTGGATTCGATGTCCCGCATCTGCTCCACACGTCTGGAGGCCCCATAAACAATGAACCCTTCCTGTAAAAGCAACTTTACGGTAGCTTTACCTATCCCTGCCGATGCACCAGTGACTAAAACAACACCTTGCGTATTCAATGCGCATTCCTCCTCGTTTCTTCTCAAACAAATATCCCTTATTGACGTGACGTCACGTCACTTAAGGCCATTATAGTGTACTCTTTATGGTTACGCAAGATTTTTATGCTATAATTTTTTTCGAAGGGAGACTAAACTAATGGAATTTGATCGGGTACGAAATGATACACAGCGAAAGATCAGAGTGGAGCAAATTAAAAATGCAGCTATTAAGCTCTTTGATACAGAGCAATTTCATGAAATTGATTTAGCTAAAATCGCAAAAGAAACCACGTTTACGCGTGGCAATCTATATAAGTATATTTCTTCAAAAGAAGAAATTTTTCTTCTTGTCGTTCTGGATGAATTCAAGGATTGGATTAGTGACCTTAAAAAAAACTTCACTATTGAAATGACTCATGAAATCCAGGCTTTTTCACAAAGATGGGCAGAGGTAGTGTATCGGCACCAACGGTTCCTAAAGTTAATTTCAATGCTTTTTACAATCATCGAGAGGAATGTGACTCTGGAGAAGCTTGTTAGCTTTAAAAGCCAATTCTCCATTGAAACGGTTGATTTAAATCATGTAATTAAATACGTTTTCCCTGTATGGGATGATAAAACGATCGATAAATTTTTTCGGGTGCAAACGCACTATTTAATTGGATTATTTCCGTATACATCACCAACACCGATCCAAAAAGAGGCCATGGAGCAGTTGGACATAAATTATAAATCTCTTGATTTCATTAACGAGTTTTCTGAGTTCATTTCCTTTACGGTGAGTTATTTAAATCATAATCTGAAGGTAAACAAATAAGTGCAGTACCCGTATAGTAGCAAGCTGCCGATTCACAGCATCTCAGGAGGCGAAGAGTGCGGAAGCGAGTGGAATGGACCCGGAAATCGCTGGGCCTGTTCACCGGGCTTTCGCCTTACCGTCTATCTCTCGTACAGCAAGGTGAGATCTGGATACCAGTAAAGAAAAAGTAATGATTGTCTTAAGGATACGATAGTTGAACAAAGCGAAAGGGCCATCCCGCAAAGGATGGCCTTAAAACTTGCCGTTACAGACAGCGCGAGGAACCGTATCACAAGTAGGGCGAAGTTTTTGTGGGTTTTCTCTTGGTTGGTCCTTAAACAGCTTCGGAATCTATCGGGTATATCTTTCCTTACCTCGGGAATAAAAACTTGTTAGCGTCGTTATTTTGGGCTTGTTTGGGTTTGTTATAAGGGAGTGCTACCAAGTGAGTGAATCATTTTGAATTATTGGACCAGGGAGAAGGCATTAAACTATAATAAAAGCGACGACAGAGATATTGTTTCGCATGTCGAAATTCAGTAACGATGGCAACTGATATGTAAAGATTTCAGTTGGGAGTATAGCAAAAAAAGATTAAGCTGATAGATCGATTGCTGAGAAAGAGGTTATCGAATGTCTTTAGAAAATGAAAAAATCAAAATACTCGGAGACTTTTTAAGATCCCGCCGTGAGCGGATTAAACCGGATCATGTTGAGATGGTCGGCCGCTTTGGAAGAAGAAGAACGCCGGGATTACGCAGAGAAGAGGTTGCTCATCTCGCGGGAGTAAGCATCACATGGTATACCTGGCTGGAACAAGGCAGAGTCATCACCACCTCAAGAGAAGTAATTGAGAGTATAGGAAAAGCCTTGCAGTTGTCTTCAGAAGAACATCTTCATTTGCTTCGCTTGGCAAATTACGGCGGTGATGGGGACTCTTCCCCTCACAGTGAGGAAATAAATATAGGGCTTCAGAACATTATCGATCAATTGCACTATCCTGCGATCATCGCAAACCTTCGAACTGAAGTGTTGGCCTACAACCGGATGGCTTCAGAAATCATTGTGGATTTCCATGCGATTCCTGCTGAGAATCGTGTGATGGCACGCTTGATATTTACCCACCCAAACCTCCGCAACCAGTTGGCGAATTGGAAGGAATTTGCCGATTTCACCTTAGGGGTATTTCGTTCGTATTTTGACCAAAAAGTAAACGATCCTTGGAATGAGGAATTCGTGCGGCAAATGTGCAAGGAAAGCGAGGAATTCATGACGTTATGGCGTTTGCACGATGTGCAGCAGAAGAAAGCCATACTTTACACGTTTGACCATCCCACCGCAGGGCGATTATTCTTTCAATTGAACACCTTTTCTCATATTAACGGCAATCAAAATCTACACTGCTGTGTATTTACTCCCGTCGCGGGTACCGATACTGAGCAAAAACTGGCGGATATTCAGAAATAAGCCTGTTAGTCTGGATACCTGTATAACTGCAAACAGGTTACCTTCTTGGGCATCAATTATAATGGACCTATACCAAATATAGGAGGTTATCGAAATTGAAAGCTATAATAATTGATCAACCCGGAGGACCTGAAAGTTTGAAACTTCATGAAAAGCCTGATCTGCAACCAGTACCCGGTATGCTGACCATTGATGTCGCTTATGCCGGTGTAGGTTATTTCGAAGTGTTACTGAGCCGCGGTGATTTCATTTCCGCTTTTCCGATGCCGCTTACTCCTGGCTTGGAAGTGTCAGGGTATGTACGTGCCATGGGGGAAGGAGTAGAGGGCTTCTACGTTGGACAACCCGTTGCCTCGATGACACTGCATGATCTTAACGGCTTTGCATCAATGGCGAATGTGCGGCCGGATCTAACGGTTCCGTTGGATCAATTAGGAGCCGACCTCGACTTAGCGACAGCGGCAGCCTCCATTGTAAATCTGACGACCGCTTACCTCGCCATAAAAGATGTAAATAGAATGAGAACGGGAGATAATGTACTTGTTCATGCAGCGGTTGGTGGGCTAGGCAGCTATCTGGGGCAAATGGCGAAACGTCTGGGGGCAGGAAAGGTATTCGGAACAGTCGGAAGTGCCGAGAAAGTGAAGTTGGCAGCATCCCTAGGATACGACGAATTATTTCTCCGAACCGATTTTATAGAGCAAACCCTTCGGGCAACCGGAAAAAAAGGCGTTCATGCCGTCTTTGACCCTGTCGGGGGAAATATGCGCAAACAAAGTTTAGAGGTACTTCGTCCTTTGGGGCAATTGGTTGTAGTGGGAAATGCAAGCGGTGAAGAGGATGTCATGCATTCTTTTAATCAAATATGGTTTTCCAATAATCAGTACGCAGGCTTTACATTAGGTGGATATAGCGACAGTAATCCTGTGGAGACCGGAATAGCGGCGCGAGAAGCATTAAGTATGCTGGCAAGAAAAGAGATACATGCGGAGATTCAAGGGGTGTATCCTCTGGAAAATGCTGCAGAAGCACTTACTCTCTTGGAAAAGAGAAACACAGTCGGAAAGCTAGTTTTGAAAATGTAAGCCTGAAGCTTTTACTTGATTTCAGCATAAGGGCTTTGACATAGGGCTATGAGATTCAAAGTTCCCAGGGGATGGTGAAATATGGATTGCTACACTATGGGTCCCCACAGCAGAAAGTCCCATCGGCTCGAACGGATGGGGCTTTCTTTTCTCATCAAAAATATCTCGATCTTGTCGACCTGGTGCTTTTCGTCTGGATACTGAGATGCAGTGGCGTCAGCTTGCGTCTCCTTTTCGTTGTGGATGTCCCAAGCGCGGTGAACCATATTACAAGTAAAGCCAATTTTTTGGTGAGAAGCCTTATAGTACATGGGAAAAGGCTACTGTGAAAGTTCATATGCCATGAATAATATTTCTCGGTGAGAGGGCTCCAATATATATCGACCATCTTCTTCCCAACTAATGATCGTATTGTTGATTCAACATAGCTAGTAGTGTAGACTTTTTATTGCGGACAACTGAGCTTTCGTAAACACCAATTAAACCCTGTACCAAACAATGAAGGGCACCCAAAAGGGTGCCTTTAAATTTCGCTCTGTAGATGTTACGGTGAACCGTATCATAAGTAACGGCGAAAAAATTGTAAATTGGTTGGATATGGGGAAAATACAACCTTTGAAATCAAAGTCTAGCAACTGAAGTGCCTCAGCTTGACCTGGAGCCCCTGGCGAATCTAGAAAAACATGTGAGATGGGCGATGTATCGACACCTGACCCTATTCACACCCCACCTTACCCCACACTTTAACAAGCCACACAAAGGAGAATGTCCATCGTAGGTGTTCTCTTTTTCATTACGCATGATATTCTATTGCCTCTCTTAGTAAGCCCGCGTCACTTCCTCCATGCGCTGGGTCACAGCATCATGCTGCTCCATCGGGATAAACTCAAGGATAGCTATGGTGATGCAGCTCCATGTTACGGAGAACGTATCACAAGTACTACAAATTTTTTTTAATTTATGGATCATAAGGAGGAAAAAATGACTGAATTATTAGCTCCAGCAGGAAATATGGAGGCTTTGAAAGCTGCAATTACTAATGGTTGTGATGCAATATACTTGGGAATGCAAAAATTTGGTGCACGTGCATACTCATCTAATTTTGATTTAGAATCGTTAAAAGAGGCTGTTACGTATGCGCACCTGAGGGACGTTAAACTCTATGTTACAATGAATACCATCGTTTTTGAAAATGAAGTTGAAGAGATGAAAGAGCAGATACATGAATTAAATAAAATCGGTGTTGATGGCATTATCGTCCAGGACCTGACTGCTTTCGATTATATCGTTAAAAACTTTCTTGATATGGAAGCACATTGTTCAACTCAAATGGGAATAGACGATTTAGACGGAACTTTATTATTTAAAGAACTTGGTGCTAAAAGAGTTGTTCTGTCCCGTGAGGTTGAGATTGAAAAAGTAAAAGAGATCAAAAAAATTGCTGAGATACCTTTAGAAATTTTCGTTCACGGTGCTTTATGTGTATCTTATTCGGGAAACTGTCTAATGTCAGGATTACTCGGCTATAGATGCGCAAATCGCGGAAGATGTGTGGGTTCATGCCGTAAGGATTATGAGCTAATGGATAAAACAACAGATACATCTTTAGGGAACAGCTATATTCTATCTACTAAGGACTTAAACACAATCGATTACATCCATGATTTAAAAGAAATCGATTCTTTAAAAATCGAAGGCCGAATGAAAGTGCCTACGTATGTTGCTAATGTTGTATCCAAATATCGCATGGCCTTAGATCATAAAATAACCGAAGAAGATAAAGAAAATCTGAAGAAAACATTCAATCGAACATTTACTAAAGGATATTTGTTTCACGAAGATAAGAAAGATATTACAAACATCTTAAGACCTAATCACTTTGGTTATGAAATTGGAACAATCAGCAAGATTATTAAAGATACGTATGAAATAACACTTACACGTCCTTTAAATCAGAACGATACCATTCGAATAAGTCACAACAATGAAGATGTTAATTTAACTGTTGTAAAACTGTACGATAATGAGGGCGAATTAATCAACAAAGCAGAAGATGTCTGCTATTTCAAAATCAAAGAAAAGATGTCTGAGGGAGATTTAGTATATAAAACGAAGGATTATTTCTATAACAAAGAATTAGAATCATCACTGGAAAAAGAATTTAAGCGGTTTAACCTCGATATTAGAGTATATGCATGTCCTGATTCAAAGCTTTTCATAGATGCGGAGGGCTTAGGCTTTAATTATTCATATGAAAGCGAGGAAATACTAGGCGAAGCCATTAATAATCCAACAACGAAGGACCAGGTAATCAAGCAATTTTCAAGATTAAATGATACGATATTCGAACTTAATCACGTTGAGTTTGAGGAAAACAATGCATTTATTCCAGCTAAACTGTTAAATGCAGCAAGAAGAGAGATTGTCCTGGGCTTATATGACTTAAAGCTTAACAGCCAGAAGAAAAGAACCAAGGCTTTGGAAGCAAAAGAAAAAATAAGCTTTGCCCCTGTAAAACCATACCTTACGGCCTCTGTAACGACTAAGGAGCAGTATGATGCTTGCGTGAGCTGTGGAATTAAGGAAATCTATTTTAAAAACGTTGTTAGAAGAAATCAGATTGATTATAAGGAAAAAGAAGGGCAGTTACTAATCGGAGGATATGGTGGAATTTATCACTACAGAGAAACGAATCCGTTTGTTACGGACTATTCTCTAAATGTTGTTAATGCTACTAGTTGCTATGAATTATATAAATTAGGTGCACAACGAGTCACTTTATCTTATGAATTGAATAAGAGCCAAATTGAAGATTTAATGAATGCCTATTATGAAGAAAATGACGGCTATCCTGCACTGGAAATGATTGTATATGGTAAGGTTCCTTTGATGTTTACAAAATATTGTCCGATGAAAAAAATGAATCAATGCAGAATTTGCAAAACGAAGAGCTATGAGTTAAAAGATGAGCACGGAACGTTCCCTATCATTTCCCATAATGATTGTACAACGACTCTCCTTAATGGGAAGACACTTAATCTTTTAGATGAGCTACCAAACATCAAAGGAATCGAGGCGCTCCGATTAAACTTCACAGTTGAATCAAAAGAGCAGGTTGTGAAAGTCATTAATATGGCGTCAGGTAAATTAAATGGCTCAATGAATAATGCTGTCTTTAATCAGGAAACAGACACAAGAGGACATTTTAATAAAGAGATTGTGTAGGTAGCCAAAGGGATGGTTCTGGCGAAGAGTATTTCTTTGATGGATTTGAAAGATTAATCGTGGAAATGATTTTCGTATTGCTGACCAGTATATCGCTGTCTTTCTTGCTAATCGTTCAGCTTAACATAAAAGAACAAGAAAGAGCCGTCCAGTACTGGGCGGCTCTAAAACTTGCCCCCTCCCCGTTAACGATATAATTCAGCTCGCCGACAAATACCACAATCTCCAGTCCAGGATTAAAATCCTTATGTATCAGCAGCAAAAGATCAATTAACGATATCTACTATTCTTTTGCATTTAAACCACTTAATCCTGGTCCATTCTATAGAAGGATACCAACGAAATGTAACTCGTAATCGGTATTTTAGTGGGTTATGGTTAAGCGAACAGCAAATCGAAAGGAGAGTATTATGGAAAAACCACCGTTTATTTTTATTGGAAACCACTTTGCATTAGATTTTGTGAATACACGGAAAAATGTGAAGGGGATACGAACGGAACTGCTAAATAATTTTGAAAGTCTTGTGCTATGGCTTCAAGAAACGGATAGACTGGCCCTGCTTGAGGGAGACCCTTTATCTCTTTCACAGCATGATCAAGAAAAAATCCTTAATAAAATATTGGCGAATGCTCCCCCGGCCAATGAGCTACACCTAACCGGAGCACCTTTTCAGACATGAGGCACCCATTGATG comes from Paenibacillus sp. 19GGS1-52 and encodes:
- a CDS encoding helix-turn-helix transcriptional regulator translates to MSLENEKIKILGDFLRSRRERIKPDHVEMVGRFGRRRTPGLRREEVAHLAGVSITWYTWLEQGRVITTSREVIESIGKALQLSSEEHLHLLRLANYGGDGDSSPHSEEINIGLQNIIDQLHYPAIIANLRTEVLAYNRMASEIIVDFHAIPAENRVMARLIFTHPNLRNQLANWKEFADFTLGVFRSYFDQKVNDPWNEEFVRQMCKESEEFMTLWRLHDVQQKKAILYTFDHPTAGRLFFQLNTFSHINGNQNLHCCVFTPVAGTDTEQKLADIQK
- a CDS encoding oxidoreductase, whose amino-acid sequence is MNTQGVVLVTGASAGIGKATVKLLLQEGFIVYGASRRVEQMRDIESKGAHIMEMDVTDETSMKNGVNRIIQEQGRIDILFNNAGYGSYGAVEDVPMEEARRQFEVNLFGLSRLTQLVLPQMRKQKSGKIINTSSAGGKIYTPLGAWYHAAKHALEGFSDCLRLEVKPFGIDVVIIQPGATESEWLGVAFEHVEKTSGNTAYSKMAAAFIKTFENPSSKFSPDVIARLVLTAIQSKKPKTRYVAGNAKLALFMRKILSDRMFDRLVYKMFKIR
- a CDS encoding GNAT family N-acetyltransferase; this translates as MGNIMESKVCQLISLISTGARNYVHDAFINQTITLVHYEESHDNHGVFCVVENVDCIIAYAAFSRYSHDETLINLMAKSLQRHLDPNETREVCFNIYGCNEEIVVLAKKLGFATDMEGFQLQYDFSKENKTLEMAPLVEKGFSSAMLDDFIQLFDKAYYNLKVENGWNTETPSKDAFLQSMLSYESEDRVRSFWIEDTLIGAYIIAGEFIRDFVILPEYQNRGYGSLMLKNCIHRMANIMGMKKIFLRVAKTNSGAKRFYERNDFIEQSNFAEHTFVSR
- a CDS encoding zinc-binding dehydrogenase; translation: MKAIIIDQPGGPESLKLHEKPDLQPVPGMLTIDVAYAGVGYFEVLLSRGDFISAFPMPLTPGLEVSGYVRAMGEGVEGFYVGQPVASMTLHDLNGFASMANVRPDLTVPLDQLGADLDLATAAASIVNLTTAYLAIKDVNRMRTGDNVLVHAAVGGLGSYLGQMAKRLGAGKVFGTVGSAEKVKLAASLGYDELFLRTDFIEQTLRATGKKGVHAVFDPVGGNMRKQSLEVLRPLGQLVVVGNASGEEDVMHSFNQIWFSNNQYAGFTLGGYSDSNPVETGIAAREALSMLARKEIHAEIQGVYPLENAAEALTLLEKRNTVGKLVLKM
- a CDS encoding TetR/AcrR family transcriptional regulator, with product MEFDRVRNDTQRKIRVEQIKNAAIKLFDTEQFHEIDLAKIAKETTFTRGNLYKYISSKEEIFLLVVLDEFKDWISDLKKNFTIEMTHEIQAFSQRWAEVVYRHQRFLKLISMLFTIIERNVTLEKLVSFKSQFSIETVDLNHVIKYVFPVWDDKTIDKFFRVQTHYLIGLFPYTSPTPIQKEAMEQLDINYKSLDFINEFSEFISFTVSYLNHNLKVNK
- a CDS encoding ABATE domain-containing protein — translated: MEKPPFIFIGNHFALDFVNTRKNVKGIRTELLNNFESLVLWLQETDRLALLEGDPLSLSQHDQEKILNKILANAPPANELHLTGAPFQT
- a CDS encoding U32 family peptidase; this encodes MTELLAPAGNMEALKAAITNGCDAIYLGMQKFGARAYSSNFDLESLKEAVTYAHLRDVKLYVTMNTIVFENEVEEMKEQIHELNKIGVDGIIVQDLTAFDYIVKNFLDMEAHCSTQMGIDDLDGTLLFKELGAKRVVLSREVEIEKVKEIKKIAEIPLEIFVHGALCVSYSGNCLMSGLLGYRCANRGRCVGSCRKDYELMDKTTDTSLGNSYILSTKDLNTIDYIHDLKEIDSLKIEGRMKVPTYVANVVSKYRMALDHKITEEDKENLKKTFNRTFTKGYLFHEDKKDITNILRPNHFGYEIGTISKIIKDTYEITLTRPLNQNDTIRISHNNEDVNLTVVKLYDNEGELINKAEDVCYFKIKEKMSEGDLVYKTKDYFYNKELESSLEKEFKRFNLDIRVYACPDSKLFIDAEGLGFNYSYESEEILGEAINNPTTKDQVIKQFSRLNDTIFELNHVEFEENNAFIPAKLLNAARREIVLGLYDLKLNSQKKRTKALEAKEKISFAPVKPYLTASVTTKEQYDACVSCGIKEIYFKNVVRRNQIDYKEKEGQLLIGGYGGIYHYRETNPFVTDYSLNVVNATSCYELYKLGAQRVTLSYELNKSQIEDLMNAYYEENDGYPALEMIVYGKVPLMFTKYCPMKKMNQCRICKTKSYELKDEHGTFPIISHNDCTTTLLNGKTLNLLDELPNIKGIEALRLNFTVESKEQVVKVINMASGKLNGSMNNAVFNQETDTRGHFNKEIV